The proteins below are encoded in one region of Neisseria bacilliformis:
- the rplK gene encoding 50S ribosomal protein L11 encodes MAKKIIGYIKLQIPAGKANPSPPVGPALGQRGLNIMEFCKAFNAATQGMEPGLPIPVVITAFADKSFTFIMKTPPASILLKKAAGLQKGSSNPLTNKVGKLTRTQLEEIAKTKEPDLTAADLDAAVRTIAGSARSMGLDVEGV; translated from the coding sequence GTGGCAAAAAAAATAATCGGCTATATTAAGCTGCAGATTCCTGCAGGCAAAGCAAACCCTTCTCCTCCTGTTGGCCCGGCTTTGGGTCAGCGAGGATTGAATATTATGGAGTTTTGTAAGGCATTTAACGCTGCAACTCAAGGTATGGAGCCAGGTCTTCCCATTCCGGTTGTTATTACTGCATTTGCGGATAAGTCTTTTACTTTTATCATGAAAACTCCGCCGGCTTCTATTTTACTGAAAAAGGCAGCCGGTTTGCAAAAAGGCAGTTCTAATCCGCTGACCAATAAAGTTGGTAAATTAACTCGCACCCAGTTGGAAGAAATTGCTAAAACCAAAGAGCCCGATCTGACTGCTGCTGACTTGGATGCTGCGGTTCGTACTATTGCAGGTTCTGCCCGTTCTATGGGCTTGGATGTGGAGGGTGTGTAA
- the rsmD gene encoding 16S rRNA (guanine(966)-N(2))-methyltransferase RsmD: protein MSHPKHHNQVRIIGGTHRGRKIAFPVADGLRPTPDSVREKLFNWLGQDLTGQTVLDLFAGSGALGFESASRGAAKVVMVEADRQTAQNLTRHAAQFGWNGTTVSVFCRSAAAFLHGCAETFDTVFLDPPFAWRQWPDLFAALEGCLKTDARVYIEAARLPELPEWLAILREGRSGQGRHLLAARRTEQPN, encoded by the coding sequence ATGAGCCATCCGAAACACCATAACCAAGTCCGTATCATCGGTGGCACGCACCGGGGGCGAAAAATCGCCTTCCCCGTTGCAGACGGCCTGCGCCCCACGCCCGACAGCGTGCGCGAAAAACTGTTCAACTGGCTCGGCCAGGATTTGACGGGGCAAACCGTGCTCGACCTGTTCGCCGGCAGCGGCGCGCTCGGCTTCGAGTCTGCCTCGCGCGGCGCGGCAAAAGTCGTCATGGTCGAAGCGGACAGGCAGACCGCGCAAAACCTGACGCGCCACGCGGCGCAGTTCGGCTGGAACGGCACGACGGTGTCCGTATTCTGTCGCAGTGCCGCCGCCTTTCTGCACGGTTGCGCCGAAACATTCGACACCGTTTTCCTCGATCCGCCGTTTGCATGGCGGCAGTGGCCGGATTTGTTCGCCGCGCTGGAAGGCTGTCTGAAAACCGACGCGCGCGTCTATATCGAAGCGGCGCGTCTGCCCGAGTTGCCCGAATGGCTCGCCATACTGCGCGAAGGCAGGTCGGGGCAGGGCAGGCATCTTTTGGCCGCCCGCCGCACAGAACAGCCGAATTAA
- the rplA gene encoding 50S ribosomal protein L1, translated as MAKVSKRLKALRSSVEANKLYAIDEAIALVKKAATAKFDESVDVSFNLGVDPRKSDQVIRGSVVLPKGTGKTTRVAVFAQGANAEAAKAAGADIVGFEDLAAEIKGGNLNFDVVIASPDAMRIVGQLGTILGPRGLMPNPKVGTVTPNVAEAVKNAKAGQVQYRTDKAGIVHATIGRASFEETALKENFSALLDAIVKAKPAAAKGQYLKKIAVSSTMGLGVRVDVSSVNS; from the coding sequence ATGGCTAAAGTATCTAAACGATTGAAGGCGTTACGCTCTTCTGTAGAAGCTAACAAATTGTACGCAATTGATGAAGCAATCGCTTTGGTTAAAAAAGCGGCTACTGCTAAGTTTGATGAATCTGTAGATGTTTCTTTCAACTTGGGTGTGGATCCTCGTAAGTCTGATCAGGTTATCCGTGGCTCTGTTGTTTTGCCCAAAGGTACAGGTAAAACTACTCGTGTAGCCGTGTTTGCTCAGGGTGCAAATGCTGAAGCAGCCAAAGCAGCTGGTGCAGATATTGTCGGTTTTGAAGATTTGGCTGCCGAAATCAAAGGTGGTAATCTAAATTTTGACGTAGTAATTGCCTCTCCTGATGCTATGCGCATTGTTGGTCAGCTTGGTACTATTTTGGGTCCGCGTGGTTTGATGCCGAACCCTAAGGTGGGTACCGTTACCCCTAATGTTGCAGAAGCTGTTAAGAATGCTAAAGCCGGTCAGGTCCAATACCGTACTGATAAGGCAGGTATTGTTCATGCAACAATTGGCCGTGCTTCTTTTGAAGAGACCGCGTTGAAAGAGAATTTCAGCGCATTGTTGGATGCTATTGTCAAAGCCAAACCTGCTGCTGCAAAAGGGCAGTATTTGAAAAAGATTGCTGTGTCCAGCACTATGGGTTTGGGTGTGCGTGTTGACGTATCAAGCGTTAACAGCTAA
- the rplJ gene encoding 50S ribosomal protein L10: MSLNIETKKAAVEEISAAIANAQTLVVAEYRGISVASMTELRANARKEGVYLRVLKNTLARRAVEGTSFVGLADSMVGPLVYAASEDAVAAAKVLHQFAKKDEKIVIKAGSYNGEVMSAAQVAELASIPSREELLSKLLFVMQAPLSGLARGLAALAEKKAGEETA; encoded by the coding sequence TTGAGTCTCAATATTGAAACCAAGAAAGCAGCCGTTGAAGAGATTAGTGCAGCGATTGCCAATGCACAGACTCTAGTGGTTGCAGAATATCGCGGTATCAGTGTTGCCAGTATGACAGAGCTTCGTGCGAATGCACGTAAAGAAGGCGTATATCTGCGCGTTCTGAAAAATACTTTGGCTCGTCGCGCAGTAGAAGGTACTTCATTTGTCGGATTGGCGGACAGTATGGTTGGTCCGCTTGTTTACGCTGCATCTGAAGATGCTGTTGCTGCTGCAAAAGTGCTGCATCAATTCGCGAAAAAAGATGAAAAAATCGTTATTAAGGCCGGTTCTTACAATGGCGAAGTAATGAGTGCCGCTCAAGTTGCTGAGTTGGCTTCCATTCCGAGTCGTGAGGAGTTGCTGTCCAAACTGCTATTTGTTATGCAGGCACCTTTGTCTGGTCTTGCGCGTGGTCTGGCTGCTCTGGCAGAGAAAAAAGCAGGCGAAGAGACTGCTTAA
- a CDS encoding DUF4349 domain-containing protein yields the protein MRRRQNDRGRLKNRRRLPFHAIFSDGLRYPIRPSENHREKIMRTTKPILLLPVALALLAACGQNAENSAPAAYAPAAAAAEYGEAAANQETAVRADSMVLAQKAEGRQLVVEADIAFKTENTRQTVAEVEKLTLQYGGFIEKSGISASVSDEQTYPQQDGQLLVIRRYGQTGDMTVRLPKDKTADFLRDMQKHIVFLQEQNFSAADVALDLRRAALEAARQRELAEHLQNTADSAEKSDKSGTADVQVRQSDARAQQEYAELQRAYWQDRVDFATVRLRFEQPEAVFRYTRPDSDAEARQYAPSFWQSAGVMLKQGWAGCVRLMLFAVALWPLWLLAAAGSAIWRALRKRGRRKT from the coding sequence ATGCGCCGCAGACAAAACGACAGAGGCCGTCTGAAAAACAGAAGGCGGCTTCCGTTTCACGCGATATTTTCAGACGGCCTTCGGTATCCGATAAGGCCGTCTGAAAACCACAGGGAGAAAATCATGCGTACAACCAAACCCATCCTGCTTTTACCCGTCGCACTCGCCCTGCTGGCGGCCTGCGGCCAAAACGCTGAAAACAGCGCCCCCGCCGCCTATGCCCCTGCCGCCGCAGCGGCGGAATACGGCGAAGCCGCGGCCAATCAGGAAACGGCCGTCCGCGCCGACAGCATGGTATTGGCGCAGAAAGCGGAAGGGCGGCAGCTCGTCGTGGAAGCCGATATTGCGTTCAAAACCGAAAACACGCGGCAGACCGTGGCGGAGGTGGAAAAACTCACGCTGCAATACGGCGGTTTCATCGAAAAAAGCGGCATTTCCGCCTCGGTGTCCGACGAACAGACTTATCCGCAACAGGACGGACAGCTGCTGGTTATCCGCCGCTACGGGCAGACGGGTGATATGACCGTGCGCCTGCCGAAAGACAAAACGGCGGACTTTTTGCGCGATATGCAGAAACACATCGTGTTTTTGCAGGAACAGAATTTCAGCGCGGCCGATGTCGCCCTCGATTTGCGCCGCGCCGCTTTGGAAGCCGCACGGCAGCGCGAGTTGGCCGAACATTTGCAGAACACCGCCGATTCTGCGGAAAAAAGCGACAAAAGCGGTACGGCCGACGTGCAGGTCAGGCAGTCCGACGCCCGCGCGCAGCAGGAATACGCCGAATTGCAGCGGGCATACTGGCAGGACAGAGTGGATTTCGCCACCGTACGCCTGCGCTTCGAGCAGCCCGAAGCCGTGTTCCGCTACACCCGTCCCGACAGCGACGCCGAAGCGCGGCAGTATGCGCCGTCGTTTTGGCAGTCGGCCGGCGTGATGCTGAAACAGGGCTGGGCGGGCTGCGTGCGCCTGATGCTGTTTGCCGTCGCGCTGTGGCCGCTGTGGCTGCTTGCCGCCGCCGGTTCGGCCATTTGGCGTGCATTGCGCAAACGCGGCAGGAGAAAAACATGA
- the secE gene encoding preprotein translocase subunit SecE, whose amino-acid sequence MSKQEPEGKVVTGMIANDRLQQQVRQVRKSAVSVAIRMIFVLLVIAGVVSLFQYRPDIPSYMQNIIIAASVILIMVICVWGNFYRLIRYIRESITELKKVVWPEKSYTIRMTGFVLVFVAILATFIYGVDTMVSWVLFDLLMR is encoded by the coding sequence ATGTCCAAGCAAGAACCTGAAGGTAAAGTTGTTACAGGTATGATCGCTAACGATAGATTGCAGCAGCAGGTTAGACAAGTAAGAAAGTCAGCCGTATCAGTTGCAATTAGGATGATTTTTGTATTGCTTGTTATCGCAGGCGTGGTCTCGTTGTTTCAGTACAGGCCGGATATACCGTCTTATATGCAGAACATAATAATTGCTGCATCTGTCATTTTGATTATGGTCATCTGTGTGTGGGGAAATTTTTATCGGCTTATCCGTTATATCCGAGAGTCAATAACTGAATTGAAAAAGGTGGTGTGGCCTGAAAAATCATATACCATTAGGATGACTGGATTTGTTTTGGTCTTTGTTGCCATCCTTGCTACCTTTATTTATGGTGTGGATACCATGGTTTCTTGGGTATTGTTTGATCTTCTGATGCGATAG
- the rplL gene encoding 50S ribosomal protein L7/L12 has protein sequence MAITKEDILEAVGSLTVMELNDLVKAFEEKFGVSAAAVAVAAGPAAGAAAAEEKTEFDVVLASAGDQKVGVIKVVRAVTGLGLKEAKDLVDGAPKTIKEGVSKAEAEDIQKQLEEAGAKVEIK, from the coding sequence ATGGCTATCACTAAAGAAGACATTTTGGAAGCAGTTGGTTCTTTGACTGTAATGGAGCTGAACGATCTGGTTAAAGCATTTGAAGAAAAATTCGGTGTATCTGCCGCAGCTGTTGCTGTTGCTGCCGGTCCTGCCGCTGGTGCTGCCGCTGCAGAAGAGAAAACTGAATTTGATGTTGTTTTGGCTTCTGCCGGCGATCAGAAAGTTGGTGTGATTAAGGTTGTCCGTGCCGTTACCGGCTTAGGTTTGAAAGAAGCTAAAGATTTGGTTGATGGCGCGCCCAAAACCATCAAGGAAGGCGTATCCAAAGCTGAAGCTGAAGACATTCAGAAACAACTGGAAGAAGCCGGCGCAAAAGTCGAAATCAAATAA
- a CDS encoding YfhL family 4Fe-4S dicluster ferredoxin, whose protein sequence is MSLFITDECINCDVCEPECPNDAISQGEEIYEINPNLCTQCVGHYDEPQCQQVCPVDCILIDEEHPETHDELYAKYIRIIEEK, encoded by the coding sequence ATGTCGCTCTTCATTACCGATGAGTGCATCAACTGCGACGTCTGCGAACCGGAATGCCCCAACGATGCCATCTCGCAAGGCGAGGAAATCTACGAAATCAATCCGAACCTCTGCACCCAGTGCGTCGGACATTACGACGAACCCCAGTGCCAGCAGGTCTGTCCCGTCGACTGCATCCTGATAGACGAGGAGCATCCAGAAACGCACGACGAGCTGTACGCCAAATACATCCGCATCATCGAAGAAAAATAA
- the tuf gene encoding elongation factor Tu, whose translation MAKEKFERSKPHVNVGTIGHVDHGKTTLTAALTTILAKKFGGAAKAYDQIDNAPEEKARGITINTSHVEYETEGRHYAHVDCPGHADYVKNMITGAAQMDGAILVCSAADGPMPQTREHILLARQVGVPYIIVFMNKCDMVDDEELLELVEMEIRDLLNSYEFPGDDVPIIKGSALKALEGDTSEIGETAIFALADALDSYIPTPERAVDKPFLLPIEDVFSISGRGTVVTGRVERGIIHVGDEIEIVGLKETQKTTCTGVEMFRKLLDEGQAGDNVGVLLRGTKREEVERGQVLAKPGTITPHTKFKAEVYVLSKEEGGRHTPFFANYRPQFYFRTTDVTGAVTLEEGVEMVMPGENVTITVELIAPIAMEEGLRFAIREGGRTVGAGVVSTVIA comes from the coding sequence ATGGCAAAGGAAAAATTCGAACGCAGCAAACCGCACGTAAACGTTGGTACCATCGGTCACGTCGACCATGGCAAAACCACCCTCACCGCTGCACTCACCACCATTTTGGCTAAAAAATTCGGCGGCGCGGCCAAAGCCTACGACCAAATCGACAACGCCCCCGAAGAAAAAGCACGCGGCATCACCATCAACACCTCGCACGTCGAATACGAAACCGAAGGCCGCCACTACGCCCACGTAGACTGCCCGGGACACGCCGACTACGTGAAAAACATGATTACCGGTGCCGCCCAGATGGACGGCGCGATTCTGGTATGTTCCGCTGCCGACGGCCCCATGCCCCAGACCCGCGAACACATCCTGCTCGCCCGCCAGGTAGGCGTACCCTACATCATCGTCTTCATGAACAAATGCGATATGGTGGACGACGAAGAACTGCTCGAACTAGTCGAAATGGAAATCCGCGACCTGCTCAACAGCTACGAATTCCCGGGCGACGACGTGCCGATCATCAAAGGCTCCGCCCTCAAAGCACTGGAAGGCGACACCTCCGAAATCGGCGAAACCGCGATCTTCGCCCTGGCCGACGCTCTGGACAGCTACATCCCCACCCCCGAGCGCGCCGTAGACAAACCCTTCCTGCTGCCGATTGAAGACGTATTCTCCATCTCCGGCCGCGGTACCGTGGTAACCGGCCGCGTAGAGCGCGGCATCATCCACGTCGGCGACGAAATCGAAATCGTCGGCCTGAAAGAAACCCAAAAAACCACCTGCACCGGCGTCGAAATGTTCCGCAAACTGCTCGACGAAGGCCAGGCAGGCGACAATGTCGGCGTACTGCTGCGCGGTACCAAACGCGAAGAAGTGGAACGCGGCCAAGTGCTGGCCAAACCCGGCACCATCACCCCGCACACCAAATTCAAAGCCGAAGTGTACGTGCTGAGCAAAGAAGAGGGCGGCCGCCACACCCCGTTCTTCGCCAACTACCGTCCCCAGTTCTACTTCCGCACCACCGACGTAACCGGAGCGGTAACTCTGGAAGAAGGCGTGGAAATGGTGATGCCCGGTGAAAACGTAACCATCACCGTAGAGCTGATCGCCCCGATCGCCATGGAAGAAGGTCTGCGCTTCGCCATCCGCGAAGGCGGCCGCACCGTGGGTGCCGGCGTGGTTTCTACTGTAATCGCTTAA
- the rpoB gene encoding DNA-directed RNA polymerase subunit beta: protein MTYSFTEKKRIRKSFAKRENVLEVPFLLATQLDSYAKFLQQEKAYDKREDEGLQAAFNSIFPIVSHNGYARLEFVHYVLGEPLFDIPECQLRGITYAAPLRARIRLVILDKESSKQDVVKEVRENEVYMGEIPLMTPSGSFIINGTERVIVSQLHRSPGVFFEHDRGKTHSSGKLLFSARIIPYRGSWLDFEFDPKDLLYFRIDRRRKMPVTILLKALGYTNEQILDTFYDKETFYLLKDGVRTDLVAGRLKGETAKLDIVDKNGNVLVAAGKRINAKHIRDIEKAGLKHLPVEADALVGKVLARDVVAEDTGEVLALANDEITEELLAQFDINGVKEIHTLYINDLDQGGYISATLRTDETNGQHAARIAIYRMMRPGEPPTDEAVELLFNRLFFNEDSYDLSRVGRMKFNTRTYEQKLSEEQKNSWYGRLLNETFAGAAEKGGFVLNVEDIVASIATLVELRNGHGEVDDIDHLGNRRVRSVGELAENQFRSGLSRVERAVKERLNQAESENLMPTDLINAKPVSAAIKEFFGSSQLSQFMDQTNPLSEITHKRRVSALGPGGLTRERAGFEVRDVHPTHYGRVCPIETPEGPNIGLINSLSVYARTNEYGFLETPYRRVVNGKVTDEIEYLSAIEEGRFVIAQANAALDSKGRLTDDLVTCREKGETIMATVDRVQYMDVATGQAVSVAASLIPFLEHDDANRALMGANMQRQAVPCLRAEKPMVGTGIERDVAVDSATAIVARRGGVVEYVDANRVVVRVHDDEAVAGEVGVDIYNLVKFTRSNQSTNINQRPAVKAGDVLQRGDLVADGASTDLGELALGQNMTIAFMPWNGYNYEDSILISEKVAADDRYTSIHIEELNVVARDTKLGAEDITRDIPNLSERMQSRLDESGIVYIGAEVEAGDVLVGKVTPKGETQLTPEEKLLRAIFGEKASDVKDTSLRMPTGMSGTVIDVQVFTREGIQRDKRAQSIIDAELKRYRLDLNDQLRIFDNDAFDRIERMIVGQKANGGPMKLAKGSEITAEYLASLPSKHDWFDVRVADENIAKQMELIKSSLQDKREEAESLFEIKKKKMTQGDELQPGVQKMVKVFIAIKRRLQAGDKMAGRHGNKGVVSRILPVEDMPYMADGRPVDIVLNPLGVPSRMNIGQILEVHLGWAAKGIGERIGRMLDEKRKVREIRKFLDTMYNGNLGGPDRHKEDLSQLSDAEILTLAQNLRNGATFASPVFDGAHESEIKAFLELAYPSDDPEVQKLGFNDTKTQITLYDGRSGEPFDRKVTVGVMHYLKLHHLVDEKMHARSTGPYSLVTQQPLGGKAQFGGQRFGEMEVWALEAYGASYTLQEMLTVKSDDVNGRTKMYENIVKGEHKIDAGMPESFNVLVKEIRSLGLDIDLERY from the coding sequence ATGACTTATTCTTTTACCGAGAAAAAGCGTATCCGTAAAAGTTTTGCCAAGCGTGAAAACGTATTGGAAGTGCCTTTTTTGCTGGCCACCCAGCTTGATTCTTATGCCAAATTTCTGCAACAGGAAAAAGCCTACGACAAACGCGAAGACGAAGGTTTGCAGGCGGCATTCAATTCGATTTTTCCTATTGTGAGTCATAACGGTTATGCGCGTTTAGAATTTGTCCACTACGTTTTGGGTGAGCCGCTGTTTGATATTCCCGAATGTCAGTTGCGCGGTATTACTTATGCTGCTCCTTTGCGTGCGCGTATCCGCTTGGTGATTTTAGATAAGGAATCCAGCAAGCAGGACGTGGTTAAGGAAGTGCGTGAAAACGAGGTCTATATGGGAGAAATCCCGTTGATGACGCCCAGCGGTTCTTTCATTATCAATGGCACCGAGCGCGTTATCGTTTCGCAGCTCCATCGCTCGCCGGGTGTTTTCTTCGAGCATGACAGGGGTAAAACGCACTCTTCGGGAAAACTGCTGTTCTCCGCCCGCATCATTCCTTACCGTGGTTCTTGGTTGGATTTTGAATTTGATCCGAAAGATTTGCTGTATTTCCGCATTGACCGCCGCCGAAAAATGCCGGTAACCATTCTGTTGAAGGCGCTGGGCTATACCAACGAACAAATCTTGGACACTTTTTACGATAAAGAAACCTTTTATCTGTTGAAGGACGGTGTGCGTACCGATTTGGTGGCAGGCCGTCTGAAAGGCGAGACTGCCAAGTTGGACATTGTCGATAAAAACGGCAATGTTTTGGTGGCAGCAGGCAAGCGCATCAATGCCAAACATATCCGCGATATTGAAAAAGCCGGATTGAAGCACCTGCCTGTTGAGGCGGATGCTTTGGTCGGTAAAGTTCTTGCACGGGATGTGGTGGCGGAAGATACAGGGGAAGTATTGGCTCTTGCCAATGATGAGATTACCGAGGAATTGCTGGCTCAGTTTGATATCAACGGAGTGAAAGAAATCCACACGTTGTACATCAATGATTTGGACCAAGGCGGCTATATTTCGGCTACTTTGCGCACCGATGAAACCAACGGGCAGCATGCTGCACGTATTGCCATCTACCGTATGATGCGCCCGGGCGAGCCGCCTACCGACGAGGCAGTTGAGTTGCTGTTTAACCGGCTGTTTTTCAACGAAGACAGCTATGATTTGTCGCGCGTCGGACGTATGAAATTCAACACCCGTACCTACGAACAGAAGTTGAGTGAGGAACAGAAAAACTCGTGGTATGGCCGCTTGTTGAATGAAACTTTCGCCGGTGCTGCCGAAAAGGGCGGTTTCGTGCTGAATGTGGAGGACATCGTGGCTTCCATCGCTACTTTGGTTGAATTGCGTAACGGACACGGCGAAGTGGACGATATCGACCATTTGGGCAACCGCCGCGTGCGTTCGGTTGGCGAATTGGCGGAAAACCAGTTCCGAAGCGGCCTTTCCCGTGTCGAACGCGCAGTGAAAGAACGTTTGAACCAAGCCGAATCGGAAAACCTGATGCCTACTGATCTGATTAACGCCAAACCGGTTTCTGCGGCCATTAAGGAATTTTTCGGTTCAAGCCAGCTCTCGCAGTTTATGGATCAGACCAATCCTTTGTCGGAAATCACCCACAAACGCCGTGTCTCCGCGCTCGGTCCGGGCGGTTTGACCCGCGAACGCGCCGGCTTTGAAGTACGCGACGTGCACCCGACCCACTATGGCCGCGTTTGCCCGATTGAAACACCGGAAGGCCCGAACATCGGCCTGATCAACTCGCTCTCGGTTTACGCGCGCACCAACGAATACGGCTTTTTGGAAACGCCGTACCGCCGTGTGGTAAACGGCAAAGTAACCGACGAAATCGAATATCTCTCTGCGATTGAAGAAGGCCGTTTTGTGATTGCGCAGGCCAACGCCGCATTAGACAGCAAAGGCCGTCTGACCGACGATTTGGTAACCTGCCGCGAAAAAGGCGAAACCATCATGGCCACGGTTGACCGCGTGCAGTATATGGACGTGGCGACAGGTCAGGCGGTATCGGTTGCCGCCTCCCTGATTCCCTTCCTCGAACACGACGACGCCAACCGCGCGCTGATGGGTGCGAACATGCAGCGTCAGGCCGTGCCCTGTCTGCGTGCGGAAAAACCGATGGTGGGTACCGGCATCGAACGCGATGTAGCGGTAGACAGCGCGACAGCCATTGTTGCCCGTCGTGGCGGCGTGGTCGAATATGTCGATGCCAACCGCGTAGTGGTGCGTGTGCACGACGACGAGGCTGTGGCCGGCGAAGTGGGCGTGGACATCTACAATCTGGTGAAATTCACCCGCTCCAACCAATCCACCAACATCAACCAGCGTCCGGCCGTGAAAGCGGGCGATGTGTTGCAACGCGGCGACTTGGTGGCTGACGGCGCATCCACCGATTTGGGCGAACTGGCTCTGGGTCAGAACATGACCATCGCCTTTATGCCTTGGAACGGTTACAACTACGAAGACTCGATTCTGATCTCCGAAAAAGTGGCCGCCGACGACCGCTACACCTCCATCCATATCGAAGAGCTGAACGTTGTCGCCCGCGACACCAAACTCGGTGCCGAAGACATTACCCGCGACATTCCCAACCTGTCCGAGCGCATGCAAAGCCGTTTGGACGAATCCGGCATCGTTTACATCGGTGCGGAAGTGGAAGCAGGCGATGTGCTGGTGGGCAAGGTAACGCCCAAAGGCGAAACCCAGCTTACCCCCGAAGAAAAACTGCTGCGCGCTATCTTCGGCGAAAAAGCCTCCGATGTGAAAGACACTTCGCTGCGCATGCCCACCGGCATGAGCGGAACCGTGATCGACGTGCAGGTGTTCACCCGCGAAGGCATTCAGCGCGACAAACGCGCCCAGTCCATTATCGATGCTGAACTCAAACGTTACCGCCTTGATTTGAACGACCAACTGCGCATTTTCGACAACGACGCATTCGACCGTATCGAACGCATGATTGTCGGCCAAAAAGCCAACGGCGGCCCGATGAAGCTGGCCAAAGGCAGCGAAATTACTGCCGAATACCTGGCCAGCCTGCCGAGCAAGCACGACTGGTTCGACGTGCGCGTGGCCGATGAAAACATCGCCAAGCAGATGGAACTGATCAAAAGCAGCCTGCAAGACAAGCGCGAAGAAGCCGAAAGCCTGTTTGAAATCAAGAAAAAGAAAATGACCCAGGGCGACGAGTTGCAGCCGGGCGTGCAGAAAATGGTCAAAGTCTTCATCGCCATCAAACGCCGTTTGCAGGCGGGCGACAAAATGGCCGGCCGCCACGGCAACAAAGGCGTGGTATCGCGCATCCTGCCGGTGGAAGACATGCCCTACATGGCGGACGGACGTCCCGTGGACATCGTGCTCAACCCGCTGGGCGTACCCTCGCGCATGAACATCGGCCAGATTCTCGAAGTACATTTGGGCTGGGCGGCCAAAGGCATAGGCGAGCGCATCGGGCGCATGCTCGATGAGAAACGCAAGGTCAGGGAAATCCGCAAATTCCTCGACACCATGTACAACGGTAACCTCGGCGGTCCCGACCGGCACAAGGAAGACCTGTCGCAGCTTTCCGACGCGGAAATCCTCACTCTGGCGCAAAACCTGCGCAACGGCGCAACCTTTGCCTCGCCGGTGTTCGACGGCGCGCACGAGAGCGAAATCAAAGCCTTCCTCGAACTGGCCTACCCCAGCGACGACCCCGAAGTGCAGAAACTCGGTTTCAACGACACCAAAACCCAGATTACGCTCTACGACGGCCGCTCGGGCGAGCCTTTCGACCGCAAAGTAACCGTCGGCGTGATGCACTATCTGAAACTGCACCATTTGGTAGATGAAAAAATGCACGCCCGCTCCACCGGCCCCTACTCGCTCGTTACCCAGCAGCCCCTGGGCGGCAAAGCCCAATTCGGCGGCCAGCGTTTCGGCGAAATGGAGGTTTGGGCGTTGGAGGCTTACGGCGCGTCCTACACCTTGCAGGAAATGCTCACCGTGAAATCCGACGACGTGAACGGCCGCACCAAAATGTACGAAAACATCGTCAAAGGCGAACACAAAATCGATGCCGGTATGCCCGAATCCTTCAACGTACTGGTCAAAGAAATCCGTTCGCTGGGCTTGGACATCGACTTGGAACGTTACTGA
- the nusG gene encoding transcription termination/antitermination protein NusG encodes MAKQWYVIQAYSGFEKNVQKTLKERIIRENMEQYFGEILVPVEEVVDIKNGRRTVSERKFFPGYVLVEMEMSDDSWHLVKSTPRVSGFVGGVANRPLPISQKEVETIMAQVQVDGEKPKPRVSFEIGQRVRVNEGPFADFNGIVEEVNYERNKLRVSVQIFGRETPVELEFGQVEKN; translated from the coding sequence ATGGCTAAGCAGTGGTACGTTATCCAGGCTTATTCGGGATTTGAAAAAAACGTTCAGAAAACTCTGAAAGAACGTATTATTCGAGAGAATATGGAGCAGTATTTTGGGGAAATATTAGTTCCTGTTGAAGAAGTTGTTGATATAAAAAACGGTCGCCGTACGGTTAGTGAGAGAAAGTTTTTTCCAGGATATGTCCTAGTAGAAATGGAAATGTCTGACGACTCTTGGCATCTTGTAAAGAGTACGCCTAGGGTGTCTGGTTTCGTCGGAGGGGTTGCTAACCGCCCTCTTCCTATTTCGCAAAAAGAAGTTGAGACAATCATGGCTCAAGTTCAAGTTGATGGGGAAAAACCCAAGCCTAGAGTATCGTTTGAAATCGGGCAACGGGTTCGTGTTAATGAAGGCCCTTTTGCCGATTTTAACGGCATTGTGGAGGAGGTTAATTACGAACGCAACAAATTGCGTGTTTCGGTTCAGATTTTTGGAAGGGAAACACCAGTCGAACTGGAATTTGGGCAGGTCGAGAAAAATTAG